The proteins below are encoded in one region of Phycisphaerales bacterium AB-hyl4:
- a CDS encoding Gfo/Idh/MocA family oxidoreductase, with translation MTSDTATQQVAVVGVGRMGRHHARIYRQNLPQANLVAVVDPDTERAATIADEHGCAALASVDELLAKFPNVSAVSVAVPTKYHMAAARPLLERRIACLIEKPLAPSVEEAKQIAALAAEHGTALQVGHTERFNPAVQAVAKMGITPRFIEIDRVSPMTFRSLDVSVVMDMMIHDLDIVLMLVGSPIRKVDAAGVAVLGQHEDVASARIVFETGCLANITASRLALKTERKMRLFSEDAYVSLDYQQRSGVVLRTSRNRDALAKVREQLVAGMDLTDMDYSDIVQVDELRMDVDENEYDPLTSELASFLDAARTGKAPSVDARAGYEAVDAAERVAAAMREHKWEGLEGMSLRIDEHR, from the coding sequence ATGACCAGTGATACCGCAACGCAGCAGGTGGCCGTCGTCGGCGTCGGCCGAATGGGACGCCACCACGCGCGCATTTACCGCCAGAACTTGCCTCAGGCCAACCTCGTCGCCGTGGTCGACCCCGACACCGAGCGTGCCGCGACGATTGCCGACGAGCACGGCTGCGCCGCCCTCGCGTCGGTTGACGAACTGCTGGCGAAGTTTCCAAACGTCAGCGCGGTCAGTGTGGCGGTGCCGACGAAGTACCACATGGCCGCCGCCCGCCCGCTGCTTGAACGGCGGATCGCCTGCCTTATTGAAAAGCCGCTGGCGCCCAGCGTCGAAGAGGCGAAGCAGATCGCGGCGCTCGCGGCCGAGCATGGCACGGCGTTGCAGGTCGGCCACACCGAACGGTTCAACCCGGCGGTGCAGGCTGTGGCGAAGATGGGCATCACGCCGCGCTTCATTGAGATCGACAGGGTGAGCCCGATGACGTTCCGCTCGCTGGACGTGAGCGTGGTGATGGACATGATGATCCACGACCTGGACATCGTGCTGATGCTTGTCGGCTCGCCGATCCGCAAGGTCGACGCGGCGGGCGTGGCGGTGCTGGGGCAGCATGAGGACGTGGCGTCGGCTCGAATCGTCTTCGAGACCGGCTGCCTGGCGAACATTACCGCCTCCCGCCTCGCGCTGAAGACCGAACGCAAGATGCGGCTGTTCAGCGAAGACGCGTACGTCAGCCTCGACTATCAGCAACGGTCGGGCGTCGTGCTGCGGACGTCGCGCAACCGCGACGCGCTGGCCAAGGTTCGCGAGCAGCTTGTGGCTGGCATGGACCTGACCGACATGGACTACTCCGACATCGTCCAGGTCGATGAGCTGCGGATGGACGTGGACGAAAACGAGTACGACCCGCTTACGTCTGAGCTGGCCAGCTTTCTCGACGCCGCCCGCACGGGCAAAGCGCCGAGTGTGGATGCCCGCGCCGGCTATGAGGCTGTCGACGCCGCCGAGCGCGTCGCCGCTGCGATGCGCGAGCACAAGTGGGAAGGCCTCGAAGGAATGTCGCTGCGCATCGACGAACATCGCTGA
- the pdxA gene encoding 4-hydroxythreonine-4-phosphate dehydrogenase PdxA: MTDGADKTTRKPIIGITMGEPAGVGPEVVVKALADPSIRKLGRFVIYGMNELLAYAADLAELDTFWWRLQHDSPRAGFDLVHDVVVLDYDEYSMLGTSVHKPTKPGGQASLRFLDDAVAATRKPIEEGGIDALVTAPVCKESWQMAGCRFPGHTEFLQHRMKAKRVAMMFQAPKLNVVLATVHVALMDIRNLLTIGRVFDPIELGHAAMQQIGVPNPRIAVCGLNPHASENGQFGDEESRIIKPAIDMARELGIDVQGPLPADTVFGPAIAGKYDLVVAMYHDQGLIPVKMLAFDKAVNVTLGLPIVRTSPDHGTAFDIVGKNQANPGSMQAAIRLAANLASGEIANNTP; the protein is encoded by the coding sequence ATGACTGACGGGGCTGACAAGACAACACGCAAGCCGATCATCGGCATCACCATGGGCGAGCCCGCCGGCGTCGGCCCGGAGGTGGTCGTCAAGGCGCTGGCCGACCCGAGCATCCGCAAGCTCGGCCGGTTCGTGATCTACGGCATGAACGAGCTGCTGGCCTACGCCGCCGACCTTGCCGAGCTGGACACGTTCTGGTGGCGGCTGCAACACGACTCGCCGCGGGCCGGCTTCGACCTGGTGCACGACGTGGTCGTGCTCGACTACGACGAATACTCCATGCTCGGCACGTCCGTGCACAAGCCCACCAAGCCAGGCGGCCAGGCGAGCCTGCGCTTTCTCGACGACGCCGTCGCCGCGACGCGAAAGCCCATCGAAGAAGGCGGCATCGACGCCCTCGTCACCGCGCCGGTGTGCAAAGAGTCGTGGCAGATGGCCGGCTGCCGCTTCCCCGGCCACACCGAGTTTCTCCAGCATCGCATGAAAGCCAAGCGCGTCGCCATGATGTTCCAGGCGCCCAAGCTCAATGTCGTGCTCGCCACCGTGCACGTCGCGCTGATGGACATTCGCAACCTGCTGACCATCGGCCGCGTGTTCGACCCGATCGAGCTCGGCCACGCCGCCATGCAGCAGATCGGCGTGCCCAACCCGCGCATCGCCGTCTGCGGCCTCAACCCCCACGCCTCCGAAAACGGACAGTTCGGCGACGAGGAAAGCCGCATCATCAAACCCGCCATCGACATGGCACGCGAACTGGGCATCGACGTGCAAGGCCCCCTCCCCGCCGACACCGTGTTCGGCCCCGCCATCGCCGGCAAGTATGACCTCGTCGTCGCGATGTATCACGACCAGGGCCTGATCCCCGTCAAAATGCTCGCCTTCGACAAAGCCGTCAACGTCACGCTCGGCCTGCCCATCGTCCGCACCAGCCCGGACCACGGCACGGCCTTCGACATCGTCGGCAAAAACCAGGCCAACCCCGGCAGCATGCAGGCCGCCATCCGCCTCGCCGCCAACCTCGCCTCGGGCGAAATCGCCAACAACACGCCGTAG
- a CDS encoding cation:proton antiporter — protein MNAIRNWYQDVSDAHLPITDPVLIFALVMILILLGPAAARRLGMPGLVGLIIGGAIVGEAGLGLIARPGTMELLGTVGLLYLMFAAGLGLDLAQFSRQRNRSVIFGLVSFFIPQIMGVLAGVYLLGFDLIPAVLLGSIVGSHTLLALPIAKRIGIARNTAITMATGGTIVTDALSLTVLAVVAALAAGEMTAMFWITFPLMVGAYAASIIIGLPIIGRWFYRSVQREANTEFVFLLVVLFISAALSDAVGLAPIVGAFLAGLVMNRLVPDTGPLMNRVHFVGEALFIPFFLLAVGMLVDFRVLVSWNVWWLALVFTSLVFVGKGGSALLVARLFKNTREEGWAIAGLSIPQAAATLAVTLVGYRLELFTSEVVNAVVVMMLLTCLVGPWLVERFGRQVALQEEKAPYRPTDAPQRMLVPLGNPATADALMDLAFSIRDQDSHEPVYPLTVARDDGQVEAHVAAGEKMLGHAVIHAAGASVPVIPVTRVDINVANGITRAVTELRISNIVVGWNGYGGGRQRIFGGILDQVLQQTQQAVMICRMQRLLNTTEQIVIVVPPLTDRQPGFDVMVRMLKLMAHHISAKLRVVTTEETWTAVRRVFEKGRPEVTVNFEPVSIWSNLLPVLDKTVEEHDILALFSARKGRLAWQPMLDRLPSTFARRFDEQNLLVVYPSEVVVETSSAMASHLDELPLIEALADGRTAFDLDEQNHEAALKQIVDVVFSDDDATRSILTEVLVRNSREFSAEVTPGVVLVHAHVSAVTEPTVLLGISPAGLRFPLVQRPANLVFVLLSPANRSPEQHLKALAEIAKLVRQETTVKRLRNARSADDLRQSLEPANEK, from the coding sequence TTGAACGCCATCCGCAACTGGTATCAAGACGTCAGCGACGCGCATCTGCCGATCACCGACCCGGTGCTCATCTTTGCGCTGGTGATGATCCTCATCCTCCTCGGCCCCGCCGCCGCGCGACGCCTGGGCATGCCCGGACTCGTCGGGCTCATCATCGGCGGCGCGATCGTCGGCGAGGCGGGCCTGGGCCTCATCGCACGCCCCGGCACGATGGAGCTGCTCGGCACGGTCGGCCTGCTCTACCTCATGTTCGCCGCCGGCCTCGGGCTCGACCTCGCGCAGTTCAGCCGACAGCGAAACCGCAGCGTCATCTTCGGCCTCGTCTCGTTCTTCATCCCGCAGATCATGGGCGTCCTCGCCGGCGTCTACCTGCTCGGCTTCGACCTGATCCCCGCTGTGCTGCTGGGCTCGATCGTCGGCTCGCACACGCTGCTCGCCCTGCCCATCGCCAAACGCATCGGCATCGCCCGCAACACCGCCATCACCATGGCCACCGGCGGCACGATCGTCACCGACGCGCTCTCGCTCACCGTGCTCGCCGTCGTCGCCGCCCTCGCCGCCGGCGAGATGACCGCCATGTTCTGGATCACCTTCCCGCTGATGGTCGGCGCGTATGCCGCGTCCATCATCATCGGCCTGCCGATCATCGGCCGATGGTTTTACCGCAGCGTCCAACGCGAAGCGAACACCGAATTCGTCTTCCTGCTCGTCGTGCTGTTCATCTCCGCCGCGCTCAGCGACGCGGTGGGCCTCGCGCCCATCGTCGGGGCCTTCCTCGCCGGGCTGGTGATGAACCGCCTCGTGCCGGACACCGGCCCACTGATGAACCGGGTGCACTTCGTCGGCGAAGCCCTGTTCATCCCCTTCTTCCTGCTGGCGGTCGGCATGCTGGTCGACTTTCGCGTGCTCGTCAGTTGGAACGTGTGGTGGCTGGCGCTCGTGTTCACCTCCCTCGTCTTCGTGGGCAAGGGCGGCTCGGCACTGCTGGTCGCCCGGCTGTTCAAAAACACTCGCGAAGAAGGCTGGGCCATCGCCGGCCTGAGCATCCCCCAGGCCGCCGCCACGCTCGCCGTGACGCTGGTGGGCTATCGCCTGGAACTGTTCACCAGCGAGGTGGTCAACGCCGTCGTCGTGATGATGCTGCTGACCTGCCTCGTCGGACCCTGGCTGGTCGAACGCTTCGGCCGACAGGTTGCGTTGCAGGAAGAAAAAGCCCCCTACCGCCCCACCGACGCGCCGCAGCGCATGCTCGTGCCGCTGGGCAATCCCGCCACCGCCGACGCACTGATGGACCTCGCCTTCTCCATCCGCGACCAGGACAGCCACGAGCCGGTCTACCCGCTCACCGTCGCCCGTGACGACGGCCAGGTTGAAGCCCACGTCGCCGCCGGCGAAAAGATGCTAGGCCACGCCGTCATCCACGCCGCCGGCGCCAGCGTGCCCGTCATCCCCGTCACCCGCGTCGACATCAACGTCGCCAACGGCATCACCCGCGCCGTCACCGAACTGCGCATCTCCAACATCGTCGTCGGCTGGAACGGCTACGGCGGCGGCAGGCAACGCATCTTCGGCGGCATCCTCGACCAGGTGCTCCAGCAGACGCAGCAGGCCGTGATGATCTGCCGCATGCAGCGGTTGCTCAACACGACCGAGCAAATCGTCATCGTCGTCCCGCCGTTGACCGACCGTCAGCCGGGCTTTGATGTCATGGTGCGGATGCTCAAGCTCATGGCGCACCACATCAGCGCCAAGCTGCGCGTGGTGACCACCGAAGAAACGTGGACCGCGGTTCGACGCGTGTTCGAAAAAGGCAGACCCGAAGTCACCGTCAACTTCGAGCCCGTGAGCATCTGGTCAAACCTGCTGCCCGTGCTGGACAAGACGGTTGAAGAGCATGACATTCTCGCGCTGTTCAGCGCCCGCAAGGGTCGCCTGGCATGGCAGCCGATGCTCGACCGCCTGCCCTCAACATTCGCCCGCCGGTTCGACGAACAGAACCTGCTCGTGGTCTACCCATCGGAAGTCGTGGTCGAGACGTCGTCCGCCATGGCGTCGCACCTTGATGAACTGCCATTGATCGAAGCCCTCGCCGACGGCCGAACCGCCTTCGATCTCGACGAGCAGAACCACGAAGCCGCGCTGAAGCAGATTGTCGACGTGGTGTTCAGCGATGACGACGCGACGCGAAGCATCCTCACCGAAGTGCTCGTGCGCAACAGCCGCGAATTCTCCGCCGAGGTCACGCCCGGCGTCGTGCTGGTGCACGCCCACGTCTCGGCTGTGACCGAGCCTACCGTGCTGCTGGGCATCTCACCGGCAGGCCTGCGATTCCCCCTGGTGCAGCGGCCGGCCAACCTCGTCTTCGTGCTGCTGAGCCCCGCCAACCGCTCGCCGGAGCAGCACCTCAAAGCGCTTGCCGAGATCGCCAAGCTCGTACGACAGGAAACAACCGTCAAACGACTGCGCAACGCGCGATCTGCCGACGACCTGCGACAATCGCTCGAACCCGCTAACGAAAAGTAA